The Methermicoccus shengliensis DSM 18856 nucleotide sequence GATTTAACAATAATATCAAAAGCAGTAAATTTCATCTCTTTGTGCAATTCAGCGGAAATCTTTACCGTAAGTCTTCTCCTGTCTTCAATAGAGAGGTCTTCATTGAGAATAATGAGAATGTCATAATCACTATCGGCATTAAAATCACCTCTTGCCCTTGAGCCAAAAATAATAATGCTGTTAAGGCTAAATCCAGACCGTTTGATAACTCTATCTATTGCATTCTTTATCTTCTCTTTAATCATTTTTCTTCCTCCATCAGATCCTTTGAGTTGTGAATGTCCAGAAGCCTTTTCCTCGTTACCTGAATGGCAAATTTGGATAAATCACATCCTATCCATCTTCTACCAAGTTTCTCTGCCACTGCTAAAGTTGTTCCTGAGCCACAGAAGAAGTCTGCAACAATATCGCCGGGGTTGGAAGCCATTAAAATTATCCTTTTTAGCAACACCTCAGATTTTTGAGTTTTAAAATTTTGTGTATATTCGTATCCCTTAATATCCAACCAATTATTGTCACATATTACTTCTTCTTGAGGAGGAACCCAATAAACAGGTTTTCCCTTCCCAAAACGCCAAACAAATTCGAGTTTTCTTCCAGTTCTTTCCCAGTATTCTTCTAAAGATTCGCCCGTTTTTTTACTTATTTCTAAAAATTTTTTATAATTCTCTACAGCCTTATATGCTCTTTCTTTCGACCATTTCCATTGTCCAGATTTAATCTTAACACCTAATAACTCATACCTCATTGTAGGTCTATCTGCATTATTCCACATACTTTGCCAACGACCTTCCCGTTGATAATCTAAAGCTTTTCTTAAGGGTGGGTTAAATGTCGCATCGGGAGTTTTTGAATACCAGAGGATATAATCATTAAAGACATTCATTGTCTTGAACTTCTCAAACTGATATTGTAAATTTTTAGTTTGACCTCGTCTGGAAATTATCTCATTCCTGAAATTCTCATACCCAAAAATCTCATCCATCAAAACCTTTACATAATGCCCCACATGCCAATCACAATTGCTTACTTTTACAAAATCAGCACAATAACTGTGGTCGTTTTCCACCTCTAAATTGAATACATCTCCCTCATAGTCAAATTTCCTTATAGAGGTAATTGGAACAGCGAGATATCTACCTTCTATCCAGTGCCGTGGGCTATTCCTTTCACCAAGAGGCAATACTATTCTATAAGGAAGATGATGATTATCTTTTAGTACATTGGGATTTCTACTTATCTCTAATCTTGGACCTTTATGATTTCGTAATAAAATTATAAACATTTGCAATGCTAATTCTTTTGAAACTGTTCCAACAATTGTAGAATTCTCATTTCTTGGTCCTTTGTAATTCCAACCATCACCTTTAGCCCACGCATCAAATATCTCATATTGGAATTTAGGCGGCAGTGTCATGAAAAGGGGATGTAACCTTTTTTTACCTGCTCCAGTTCCACATAAAATTTCAATAAGTTTACCTAAAGGATTACTACATATCCTTAACCTCATTCCTCCATATTTAGGAAGAGGTACCTTTATAACATCCAATTTAAATATCTCTTTAGTCAAGGTGATTATTTCTTCATGCAAATGAATTTCATTTAATCCCGTTGTAAAATTTACACCAGATGGATTACCAGTAGTAGCAGAATAATCTATCATACCTTCAGCAAGATAATACCCAATCCATCGCATGAATTTTGCATCAATTTGAATTTTCTCTGGAATGCTTTTGGAGCGTGTATCAGATTCACTAATAAATTTTTTGGTCTCTATAAAAGATTTTCCCTTAGTAATTTCACCATTTATAGGTATGATAAGATAGTCTCCTATTTCCAATTGATCTGCTCTAATTTTTTCTATAAACTCACTATGAAGATTATTGCTTATTCCATTTTTAAATTTATTTCTGATTTTCTTTCTCCACACTTTCTTTATGGCAAAAAACTTATGCTCAGGTGTAACCTTCAGGGGGATAACATTACCCATATATCTGATTTCCAACAACTTTCCTTTATAAGGTCTTCTATATTTTCTCACAACTTTGTTTACTCTATTGGTATCTGATACAACTAAGTCTCCTGCTTGTACATCTTGGATATTCTTAAGGGTGAAATCCCCCATCAATATTGGCGTCTCTGGATGAAAGCAATGCACATATATACTACCATTTTCAGCCAGAAGTTCCCTCATCAAAACCAGCCGCTCATACATATATTTGAGATAAGAAGCAATGCCACCGCTCCATGTATCCTTATAAGCCCTCTCCTCAATGATGGACGGTGCCTTCTCTACCTGCTCATCTCCCACCTTTGTTCTTATCGTGAAATCAGCACCAGTGAAAAACGGCGGGTCTATGTAAATGAGGTTTATCTTTCCAGCCCAGCCCTGTTTCAAAAGTGAGGACATAACAAGTTTGTTATCGCCCCAGATAAGCAGATTCTTCCAGTCCTTTGGATAGTTCTCGGGCCATTCGTCCTCGGGAAAAAGAGGTTTTGTATAACCTCCTTTGATTCTTGGTTTGTTTATAGTTTCAACTACCTGAAATGGAAGATTTGGTCTTTCAATGGGCATTTTGTTGCCAAGTTCTATCTCATCGTATTTCCCATGCCAGAGCAGTTCTACATATTTTTTGTTTGTCATATAATCCCTCATTATCTGGATTTGATATTTTATTTTTCCCCTAAGGCTCTCCTTATTCTCCTTTTCTGTCTCCATCAGCCATGCGCCCCCGATTTCACTTAACTCGTTCTTTTCCCCATATCCCTATTACTCACTATATATTTCCGTTGTTTTACTGCCATACCTAAAAGCTCTTGCGTATATCTTAAATCTACCACACCCTCTAAGAGTGGCAAAGCTGTGTTCTGGTGTGACCGACAACCTCTTTTGACGTAATTCGATTTCGAAGACCAGGACCCAATGAAGAGTTAAAGTATGGGACAGCGCGGATTTGAACCGCGGTCCAAGCGTCCCAAACGCTCGAGGATCGTCCAGGCTACCCTACTGTCCCGCCCTCCGACCATACGGCAGCGCACATATTAAAAATTATCTCCTCGCCCACCCTCGCCCTGCCTTGGGGGATGAAGGCCAAACAGCCTTGCAGCCGCCTCCATGAGCTCAGCATCTCCCCTTTCGGCTGCCTCCCTCAGCCGCTTTGTGGGCTCGGAGAGAATCTTGTTCACAAGGGAGCGCAGGAGGTCATCTATGATTTCGCGCTCCACATCGCCCAAGGTGTGGTACGCGCCCAGCCTGTTGAGCACCTTCTCCCGCTCTTTGAGCTTGATGTGCTCGAGTTCGGAGTACAGACTCTTGATTATGTGGTCTGCCCGCTGCCTCTTGTACATCCTGTACAGGTGCGCCAGCTCCTCATTCACGATTCTCTCTGCCTTTACCGCCTCGCCGATGCGAAGCTGGAGGTTGCGCTGGCTTATGCCCCTCAGGTTGTCGATGTTGTACAGCCTGACCCCATCTATGTGCCCCACGCTCTCCTCCACGTCCCTCGGGTTTGCAATGTCTATGATGAGCAGCTCCCGCTTGCCGTTTAGCGCTCGCTCTATCCTGTCCCGCCTCAGGATGACGTGTGGGGCGGAAGTTGCGCTGATGACCACGTCCACCGCATGCAGATAGCTCTCCAGCTCCTCATAGGGCACCGCAATCCCCCCAAGCTCCTCCGCAAGCCTCTGGGACCTGGAGAACGTCCTGTTGGCCACGTACAGCTTCGAGATATGCTTGTGAGAGAGCGTGCGGGCGACGATGGTGCCCATCTCCCCAGCCCCGATAATCATCACCTTCTTGCCCTTCAGGGTTCCAAGTTCCTCCTCTGCCAAATCGACGGCCACCGAGCCTATGGACACCGAGCCCTTGCTTATTCTGGTCTCGCTGCGCACCCGCTTTCCCACCTGTATGGCCTTGCTCACGGCGGTGTCCAGCACCCTTCCCGTGGTGCCAGCGCGCTTGGCAAGAAGGTACATGTCCTTGAGCTGACCCAGTATCTGGTCCTCGCCCACCACCATGGACTCGAGTCCTGCCGCCACCCTGAGCAGGTGGAGCATGCACTCCTCAGAGCTCAGGATGTCCACAAGCCTCAGGGGAACGTTGAGCCGCTTGGCGAGCTCGAGCAGCACCTTGGAGGCAACCGGGGAGACCACATACACCTCAAAGCGGTTGCACGTCTGGAGCACCATACACTCGTGCACACGCTCGTCAGAGAACAGCTCTCTCAGCAGCTGCTCCACATCCCCCTCGAAGCAGCTCTCTATCTCGTCCACACTCGCCCTCTCGTGAGTCACCACGAGTGCCGAAAGCTCACTCATCACGCCCCTCCAGCTGCATCTCTATGTGCATCAACGCCCTTTTAAACCCTTCCTCATACGAAGATGCGAGACTCTCCCACACCTCCTCGCTTTCGAGCACGCTCCACAGCAGACGCGCCCTCTTTTGCTGGTCGCCCACGACGCGCTTCAGGTGCTCTCGAAGCTCACTCTGGAGCCGCACCATGAGGAGGTACTCTGGAGAGAGGGATGCCTCGAGCGCTCCTTCCAGTCTCTGCCTTATGAACTTGGACATCGCAGGCGAGGCACCCCTCGTGGAGATGGCGAGCACCACACCCTCACCCTCCACGATTGAGGGCACCACCACGTCGAGCACATCGTGCACGCTGTTCACCAGCGCTCCATTCTCGTGGGCGATGTGTGCTATCTTTTCATTCAGCTCCTCATTGTCTGTGGCTGCCACCACGATAAACGCTCCTCTCGCATGCTCGATGATGGTGTCCTCGTCCAGCTCGCCCACCTCGATGAGCCGCACCGTCTCACGGCTATTCTCGAGCTCTTTCAGCTGGGACACAAAGCTGCGCGATACCACATCCACATGGCAGTACCTCGAAAAGAGCGATGCCTTTCGATGCCCCACATTGCCCCCTCCGAACACCACCACCCTCCTGCTCTCGAGGTTGAGCAAAAGGGGCATCAACGAGCTTTTCATAGCCTGACCCCCGTCTTTTTGAGCTCCCTCGTGGAAAACAGCACCACATAGTCCTCGACGTTCACCTTGCGGGCAAGAGAGGACACGATGGCGAGGCACTCCTCCCTCGTGCGGGCGTGCACCATGGTGTACACGTTGTACCTCCACCCATCCGCC carries:
- a CDS encoding nucleotidyltransferase domain-containing protein, with product MIKEKIKNAIDRVIKRSGFSLNSIIIFGSRARGDFNADSDYDILIILNEDLSIEDRRRLTVKISAELHKEMKFTAFDIIVKSLKKFEEEKDVVNTISNEAFLEGVKI
- a CDS encoding DNA methyltransferase — translated: METEKENKESLRGKIKYQIQIMRDYMTNKKYVELLWHGKYDEIELGNKMPIERPNLPFQVVETINKPRIKGGYTKPLFPEDEWPENYPKDWKNLLIWGDNKLVMSSLLKQGWAGKINLIYIDPPFFTGADFTIRTKVGDEQVEKAPSIIEERAYKDTWSGGIASYLKYMYERLVLMRELLAENGSIYVHCFHPETPILMGDFTLKNIQDVQAGDLVVSDTNRVNKVVRKYRRPYKGKLLEIRYMGNVIPLKVTPEHKFFAIKKVWRKKIRNKFKNGISNNLHSEFIEKIRADQLEIGDYLIIPINGEITKGKSFIETKKFISESDTRSKSIPEKIQIDAKFMRWIGYYLAEGMIDYSATTGNPSGVNFTTGLNEIHLHEEIITLTKEIFKLDVIKVPLPKYGGMRLRICSNPLGKLIEILCGTGAGKKRLHPLFMTLPPKFQYEIFDAWAKGDGWNYKGPRNENSTIVGTVSKELALQMFIILLRNHKGPRLEISRNPNVLKDNHHLPYRIVLPLGERNSPRHWIEGRYLAVPITSIRKFDYEGDVFNLEVENDHSYCADFVKVSNCDWHVGHYVKVLMDEIFGYENFRNEIISRRGQTKNLQYQFEKFKTMNVFNDYILWYSKTPDATFNPPLRKALDYQREGRWQSMWNNADRPTMRYELLGVKIKSGQWKWSKERAYKAVENYKKFLEISKKTGESLEEYWERTGRKLEFVWRFGKGKPVYWVPPQEEVICDNNWLDIKGYEYTQNFKTQKSEVLLKRIILMASNPGDIVADFFCGSGTTLAVAEKLGRRWIGCDLSKFAIQVTRKRLLDIHNSKDLMEEEK
- the hemA gene encoding glutamyl-tRNA reductase — encoded protein: MSELSALVVTHERASVDEIESCFEGDVEQLLRELFSDERVHECMVLQTCNRFEVYVVSPVASKVLLELAKRLNVPLRLVDILSSEECMLHLLRVAAGLESMVVGEDQILGQLKDMYLLAKRAGTTGRVLDTAVSKAIQVGKRVRSETRISKGSVSIGSVAVDLAEEELGTLKGKKVMIIGAGEMGTIVARTLSHKHISKLYVANRTFSRSQRLAEELGGIAVPYEELESYLHAVDVVISATSAPHVILRRDRIERALNGKRELLIIDIANPRDVEESVGHIDGVRLYNIDNLRGISQRNLQLRIGEAVKAERIVNEELAHLYRMYKRQRADHIIKSLYSELEHIKLKEREKVLNRLGAYHTLGDVEREIIDDLLRSLVNKILSEPTKRLREAAERGDAELMEAAARLFGLHPPRQGEGGRGDNF
- a CDS encoding precorrin-2 dehydrogenase/sirohydrochlorin ferrochelatase family protein — its product is MKSSLMPLLLNLESRRVVVFGGGNVGHRKASLFSRYCHVDVVSRSFVSQLKELENSRETVRLIEVGELDEDTIIEHARGAFIVVAATDNEELNEKIAHIAHENGALVNSVHDVLDVVVPSIVEGEGVVLAISTRGASPAMSKFIRQRLEGALEASLSPEYLLMVRLQSELREHLKRVVGDQQKRARLLWSVLESEEVWESLASSYEEGFKRALMHIEMQLEGRDE